The Spirochaetaceae bacterium nucleotide sequence GAACGATCCGTCTCGCGACCGATATCGACGGGAGGCAGCAATCAGTCGTTGCGGTTCTTGGTCGGGCGGACTATGACCGCGCGGTTCAGGCTCACAAGGACCGCGCACTGGTCGTGCTGGCGGGTGACCTCGAACGTACCGGCCAGCGGTGGCGGTTGCTCAATTCGCACGTCGAAGGCGTCCTGCGTGACGACGAGCAGGAGTCGCGAGACTCTCCGAATGACGATGAGTAGACACCGGGAACAAGGTCTATCGCCTCGCTACGATCACCGGTGGTGAGGAAGTGAGACCGTTTCTTGGTTGCAATCTGGTCCGAGGGCTGTAGACCGTGGCGACTCTACACCGACTCACGGTTCGCGGCTTCAAGTCTATCCGCTCGCTGGAAGAGTTCGAGCTCCGCGGAGTCAACGTGCTTATCGGGGCGAACGGCGCGGGCAAGAGCAATCTGCTGGACGTGTTCCGTTCGGTGTCCGAGCTGGCGAGTCGCCGGTGGCACGTGCATGTCAAGCAGGAGGGGGGGGCGGACGCATTACTGCACGGAGGGCGCAGGAAGACTCCACGTCTCGAAATAACACTGTCTTTCGATCGGGGACACTACTACTACAGCCTCTCAGCGGAGGCTGCCGGCGACGATCTCGTTCTGGGCAGGGAGTGGCTTTCTCCCGGCGCGGCACAGGCGGCAGAACCTATGAACGCGCGAAGGCTGTTGTCTGGGGGGTCATCCGGGTGGTCGAAGGAGGCCGTGAACGACAATCTCAAGGACTTGGCTATCTACGGGCTCTCGACGTATGCGCTATCTGGCATCCGGGACTGGCGGGTGTACCACTTTGGTGACACGAGCCGTGTGAGCGGGATGCGTTGTCCGCAGGAGGTGCGTGACAACCTGCGCCTGAAGGCGGACGGTAGCAACCTGGCCCCGTTTCTGCGGTTCCTGCGTGAGCGTCATCCGCGCAGACTTCAGGACATCGTGAAGACGGTGCGGATCGCCGCTCCGTTCTTTGGAGACTTCGTGTATCGCAGGGACGTGGAGGAGCGTGTCGAGCTGGAGTGGTACCACCGGGATGATCGGGACACGCCGCTGGGTCCGGGGCAGATCTCCGACGGGTTGCTCCGATTCGTCTGTGTGGCGACAGCGCTCCTTCAACCTCCCGAGTTGCAGCCTGATCCGATCATCATTGACGAGCCCGAGCTGGGCTTGCATCCGACGGCGCTCACACTGCTCGCCGAGATGGTTCGAGGCGCCAGCCAGGCGCGGAGGGTAATTCTCTCCACTCAATCAGCCGACCTTGTCAGCGAGTTCGATCCGGAGGACGTGGTGGTGGTCCACCGAAGGGATGGCGAGTCTGTATTCGAGAGGTTGGATTCGGACGTCCTGCGGGACTGGCTGGAGGATTACTCGGTGGGGCAGCTCTGGAAGGCGGAGGTTGTCGGCGGCGGGCCGGCGCGTTGATCTGGGTAGTGGTTGTCTGTGAAGGTCGCACCGAGCGGGATTTCGTGATGCAGATTCTCGGGCCGGAACTCACAGACTCGAACGTGTTCGTCGAAGCGAGATTGATTCCGACCTCTCCCAAGGGGAAAGGCGGCGCTCTGAGCGGACAACGGGTATTGCGGTTCCTGCGTGATACGCTGCGTCAACGACCGGACACCTACG carries:
- a CDS encoding AAA family ATPase, coding for MATLHRLTVRGFKSIRSLEEFELRGVNVLIGANGAGKSNLLDVFRSVSELASRRWHVHVKQEGGADALLHGGRRKTPRLEITLSFDRGHYYYSLSAEAAGDDLVLGREWLSPGAAQAAEPMNARRLLSGGSSGWSKEAVNDNLKDLAIYGLSTYALSGIRDWRVYHFGDTSRVSGMRCPQEVRDNLRLKADGSNLAPFLRFLRERHPRRLQDIVKTVRIAAPFFGDFVYRRDVEERVELEWYHRDDRDTPLGPGQISDGLLRFVCVATALLQPPELQPDPIIIDEPELGLHPTALTLLAEMVRGASQARRVILSTQSADLVSEFDPEDVVVVHRRDGESVFERLDSDVLRDWLEDYSVGQLWKAEVVGGGPAR